The Medicago truncatula cultivar Jemalong A17 chromosome 4, MtrunA17r5.0-ANR, whole genome shotgun sequence genome includes a region encoding these proteins:
- the LOC11409065 gene encoding phosphoenolpyruvate carboxylase — MTSRKLEKTTSIDAQLRLLAPSKVSDDDKLVEYDALLLDRFLDILQDLHGHDIRETVQNCYELSAEYEGNNNPQKLEELGNMLTGLDAGDSIVIAKSFSHMLNLANLAEEVQIAYRRRIKLLKKGDFGDENSAITESDIEETFKRLVNQLKKTPLEVFDALKSQTVDLVLTAHPTQSVRRSLLQKHGRVRDCLTQLYAKDITPDDKQELDESLQREIQAAFRTDEIRRTPPTPQDEMRAGMSYFHETIWNGVPKFLRRIDTALKNIGINERIPYNAPIIQFSSWMGGDRDGNPRVTPEVTRDVCLLARMMAANLYFSQIEDLMFELSMWRCNDELRIRAEELHSSAKRDAKHYIEFWKQVPPTEPYRVILGDVRDKLYNTREHARQLLSDGSSAIPQEAIFTNVEQFLEPLELCYRSLCACGDQPIADGSLLDFLRQVSTFGLSLVKLDIRQESDRHTDVMDAITNHLEIGSYREWSEERRQEWLLSELSGKRPLFGPDLPKTEEIADVLDTFRVIAELPSDSFGAYIISMATSPSDVLAVELLQRECDVKQPLRVVPLFEKLADLEAAPAAIARLFSIEWYRNRINGKQEVMIGYSDSGKDAGRFSAAWAMYKAQEELIKVAKEFGVKLTMFHGRGGTVGRGGGPTHLAILSQPPDTIHGSLRVTVQGEVIEQSFGEEHLCFRTLQRFTAATLEHGMHPPVSPKPEWRALMDEMAVIATKEYRSIVFQEPRFVEYFRCATPELEYGRMNIGSRPSKRKPSGGIESLRAIPWIFAWTQTRFHLPVWLGFGAAFKHVIEKDSKNLQMLRDMYNQWPFFRVTLDLVEMVFAKGDPGITTLYDKLLVSDELWSFGERLRSTYEETKSLLLMVAGHKDILEGDPYLKQRLRLRDSYITTLNVLQAYTLKRIRDPDYHVKLRPHLSKDCMESSNPAAELVKLNPMSDYAPGLEDTLILTMKGIAAGMQNTG; from the exons ATGACAAGCAGGAAGCTGGAGAAGACGACTTCGATTGATGCTCAGTTGAGGTTGTTAGCACCTAGTAAGGTGTCTGATGATGATAAGCTTGTGGAGTATGATGCTTTGTTGCTTGATCGTTTCCTCGACATTCTTCAGGATTTGCATGGCCATGATATCAGAGAAAcg GTTCAAAACTGTTATGAGCTGTCTGCTGAGTATGAAGGGAACAATAACCCTCAGAAGTTGGAGGAACTCGGGAACATGCTGACCGGTCTTGATGCTGGGGATTCTATTGTCATTGCCAAGTCTTTTTCTCACATGCTTAACTTGGCCAATTTGGCAGAAGAAGTTCAAATTGCCTACCGCAGAAGGATTAAGTTATTAAAGAAGGGGGATTTTGGTGATGAGAACTCTGCCATCACTGAGTCAGACATTGAAGAGACCTTCAAGAGGCTTGTGAATCAACTGAAGAAGACCCCTCTTGAAGTCTTTGATGCTTTGAAGAGCCAAACTGTTGATTTGGTCCTAACTGCTCATCCTACCCAGTCTGTTCGCAGATCTTTGTTGCAGAAGCACGGAAG gGTTAGGGATTGTTTGACTCAGTTGTATGCAAAAGATATTACACCAGATGATAAGCAGGAACTTGACGAGTCTTTGCAAAGAGAG ATTCAAGCTGCATTTCGCACAGATGAAATTCGAAGAACTCCTCCTACACCACAAGACGAAATGAGGGCAGGAATGAGCTACTTTCATGAGACAATCTGGAATGGTGTACCAAAATTTTTGCGCCGCATTGACACCGCTCTGAAGAACATTGGAATAAATGAACGCATCCCATATAATGCCCCTATTATTCAATTCTCTTCATGGATGGGAGGAGATCGTGATG GAAACCCCAGAGTAACTCCTGAAGTTACAAGGGATGTGTGTTTGCTGGCTAGAATGATGGCTGCTAATCTGTACTTCTCTCAAATTGAGGATCTCATGTTTGAG TTGTCCATGTGGCGCTGCAATGATGAGCTACGTATTCGTGCTGAGGAACTTCACAGCTCAGCAAAAAGAGATGCAAAACATTATATTG AGTTTTGGAAACAGGTTCCTCCAACCGAGCCATATCGTGTTATTCTAGGTGATGTGAGGGACAAACTATATAATACACGTGAACATGCCCGACAGTTACTATCCGATGGGAGCTCTGCAATACCTCAAGAGGCTATCTTCACAAATGTTGAACAG TTCTTGGAGCCTCTTGAACTATGCTATAGGTCATTGTGTGCATGTGGTGATCAACCAATAGCTGATGGAAGTCTTCTTGATTTCTTGCGGCAAGTTTCCACCTTCGGGCTTTCACTTGTCAAACTTGACATCCGTCAAGAATCAGACAGGCACACTGATGTTATGGATGCTATAACAAACCACTTGGAGATTGGATCTTATCGAGAATGGTCTGAGGAACGCAGGCAGGAATGGCTGTTGTCCGAGCTCAGTGGAAAGCGCCCTCTCTTTGGCCCCGATCTTCCTAAAACTGAAGAAATTGCTGATGTGTTGGATACCTTCCGTGTCATTGCTGAACTTCCTTCAGATAGCTTTGGTGCTTATATCATTTCGATGGCAACATCTCCATCTGATGTGCTTGCTGTAGAACTTTTACAACGTGAATGTGATGTGAAGCAGCCACTAAGGGTCGTTCCGTTGTTTGAAAAACTTGCTGATCTTGAGGCTGCTCCTGCTGCAATAGCCCGCCTATTCTCTATAGAATGGTACAGAAACCGTATCAACGGAAAACAAGAAGTCATGATAGGATACTCAGACTCAGGAAAAGATGCTGGTCGTTTCTCTGCAGCTTGGGCAATGTACAAGGCTCAAGAAGAACTTATTAAGGTTGCAAAGGAGTTTGGTGTTAAGCTTACAATGTTCCATGGAAGAGGAGGGACCGTAGGAAGAGGAGGAGGTCCCACTCATCTTGCTATATTATCTCAGCCACCAGATACTATTCATGGCTCACTGCGGGTTACAGTTCAAGGTGAAGTTATTGAACAGTCATTTGGAGAGGAGCATTTGTGCTTCAGAACACTTCAGCGTTTCACTGCTGCTACACTTGAGCATGGAATGCACCCTCCTGTCTCACCAAAGCCAGAATGGCGTGCCCTTATGGATGAGATGGCTGTCATTGCAACAAAGGAATATCGCTCCATTGTTTTTCAGGAACCTCGTTTTGTTGAATACTTCAGATGT GCAACTCCTGAGTTGGAGTATGGAAGAATGAACATTGGGAGTCGTCCATCAAAACGAAAGCCAAGTGGAGGAATTGAATCACTCCGTGCTATCCCTTGGATCTTTGCCTGGACTCAGACAAGGTTTCACTTACCGGTATGGCTTGGCTTTGGGGCGGCGTTCAAGCATGTAATTGAGAAGGATTCAAAGAATCTCCAAATGCTTCGAGATATGTATAATCAATGGCCATTCTTCAGGGTCACCCTTGACTTGGTTGAGATGGTGTTTGCCAAGGGAGACCCAGGGATCACAACTCTTTATGACAAACTCCTAGTGTCAGATGAACTGTGGTCGTTTGGAGAGCGACTAAGGTCTACTTATGAAGAAACCAAGAGCCTTCTCCTCATG GTTGCTGGACACAAAGATATCCTTGAAGGAGACCCTTACTTGAAGCAAAGACTCCGTCTTCGTGATTCATACATCACAACCCTCAATGTCTTGCAAGCCTACACACTGAAGCGAATCCGTGATCCTGACTACCATGTGAAGTTGAGGCCACATTTGTCCAAGGACTGCATGGAATCAAGCAACCCGGCAGCAGAGCTTGTGAAACTCAATCCTATGAGTGACTATGCTCCTGGTTTGGAGGATACCCTTATTCTGACAATGAAGGGTATAGCTGCTGGCATGCAGAACACTGGTTAA
- the LOC11420267 gene encoding protein CONSERVED ONLY IN THE GREEN LINEAGE 160, chloroplastic, which translates to MGIINYYNCVTCAATPISQDSSSSPLQPNPRQTKVILPNKKPMKWSTGMAPGDYGGPPTTTKLRKYWGGEDPDPLASDDYLWNKDFVPHFERMIHPPEQPSPSKEVPSGFLSLNRVMSLDSMEVDLSKELSAPVVQQQIETPIIATESDSKRVRWRLAPTRREQDKWNRAAKAATDGSDVMLRESRKSRENPEVLAAQYREQYIKLKKRLQALTLGIGGVGLVSTYVSYSPEIAASFGAGFLGSLAYIRMLGSSMDSLNPNGARAAIKGAIGQPRLLVPVVLVMIYNRWNAILVPEYGIMHLELIPMLVGFFTYKMATFAQAIEEVITVASKKDLNISTKD; encoded by the exons ATGGGAATTATTAACTACTACAATTGTGTAACATGTGCAGCAACACCAATTTCACaagattcatcatcatcaccattacAACCAAACCCAAGACAAACAAAGGTTATTCTTCCGAACAAAAAACCCATGAAATGGTCTACTGGTATGGCTCCTGGTGACTACGGTGGTCCTCCAACAACCACCAAGCTTCGTAAGTATTGGGGTGGTGAAGACCCTGACCCTTTAGCTTCTGATGATTATTTGTGGAACAAAGATTTTGTTCCTCATTTTGAAAGGATGATTCATCCACCTGAACAACCTTCTCCTTCAaag GAAGTGCCTTCTGGGTTTCTAAGCTTAAATAGAGTCATGAGCCTCGACAG TATGGAAGTTGATTTGAGCAAAGAACTCTCAGCTCCTGTTGTACAGCAGCAAATAGAGACACCAATTATT GCGACAGAAAGTGACAGCAAGAGAGTAAGGTGGAGATTAGCACCAACACGTCGTGAGCAAGACAAATGGAATAGAGCCGCCAAAGCTGCAACTGACGGCAGT GATGTGATGCTTCGGGAATCAAGGAAGTCTCGTGAAAATCCCGAAGTATTGGCTGCTCAATACAGGGAGCAGTATATTAAG TTAAAGAAGAGGTTGCAAGCGCTTACATTGGGTATAGGTGGTGTTGGTCTTGTTTCAACTTATGTTTCTTATTCTCCTGAGATTGCAGCTAG CTTTGGTGCCGGCTTTCTTGGTTCTTTGGCGTATATCCGCATGCTGGGAAGTAGCATGGACTCACTAAACCCAAACGGTGCAAGGGCCGCTATCAA GGGAGCAATTGGGCAGCCAAGATTACTGGTTCCTGTTGTATTGGTTATGATTTATAATAGATGGAATGC GATTCTTGTTCCAGAATATGGAATTATGCACTTAGAATTGATACCAATGCTAGTTGGTTTTTTCACATACAAGATGGCAACTTTTGCACAAGCTATAGAGGAGGTGATTACTGTTGCTTCAAAGAAGGACCTAAATATATCGACCAAGGACTAA